In Coleofasciculaceae cyanobacterium, the genomic stretch TCAAGCCAAAAGCCAAAGTCTTTTGTGATTTTATTTGATTCGATTGCGACGCGAAGCTAGTCCTTTAGGGCATCCGCTTCAGAGCTAGCTTTTATGCTCGATGGAGAATGGGACAATTGTAATAGCGTTACCCTAACCAAATATGACCGAGAAGCAGTAAAGGAAGCAGCAGCTTTAATCGAGGCTAAATGGTGTCGTTGTGGAGACAGTGTAGCTCTATTACCCAAAGTAGCAGAAAAAGTCTTGCTAGAACGTTACAAGACAGGAGAAAGATATTTTATCAATGCTAATTTAAGATGTTCTCTTCTTTCAAGGCAGTGCTTAAAGGGTGTAAGTTTGAGTCATGCTTTCCTCAATCAAGCCGATCTGACTGAAACAGACTTAAGCGATGCTGATTTGTCGGCAGCAGATACTAGTGGTGCTGATTTGACAAGAGCTAATCTGAAGGGGGCAAACTTGTTTAGGACGAACCTAACAAAAGCTAATTTGACAAGTGCCAATCTCAAAGGAGCGAGATTACAGAAAGCTTGTTTGAAGGGGGCAAATTTAAGTGGTGCTAACTTGGATGGTGCGGACTTAACCAGAGCAGATTTAAGAGGAGCAGAGTTGAATAATATTTCACTTAATGGAGCGAATTTAACAGGAACAATGCTGACAGTTGAACAGTTGCCGAATTAGAAAGTTTTTCTAATAATAATTAATAGTGTATCCTTGCAAATTGAACTTGACCGAGATTTTGGCAGTTGTGCAATGGAAATAGAAGAATTTAGACAACAAAATCCCCAACAAATAAAAGGCTATCCCCTCGCGCTTCAGGCGTTATGGCACGACTATCAGGGTAATTGGCACAAATCCCATAAGCTAATTGACCATGAGAGCGATAAGCAAGAGCGGCATGGCGACACGAAGTTATATCCGAAGGTGTATCCTTTAGGAGTCCTTTAGGGCTTCGCTACGCGATTGTGCTTGGGTTCATGCTTATCTGCACCGAGTTGAGGGAGATTTAGGGAATGCTCGTTATTGGTATCGTCGCAGCGGTAAACCAGAATCAAAACTGAGTTTGACTGAACAAAGGCAGCAGATAGCTCAGGCTTTATTAAAACAATTTTAATTGCCCAGGACTAACTGGACTATATCTGCCCCTGTGTAAATCTAAATGACAAGCAGCGCAGACAGACAGCAGATTAGATAGCCGATTATCCGTCGTGTCATGGTTGCGATGGTGAACCTGCAATATATCCGCCGTCCATTGCGAACGGGTTAAACCTTTTGGTCGTTCTCCTGGCTCATAACATTTCTTCCCGCAGCATTCGCACCGCCATCGTGCAGCTTCTTTTACTGATAATGCTAGACTATTCCAATTATCGGGATACAAACTAATATTTACAGGCATTTTGATAAAAGTGCGTTAGCAAAGCTTA encodes the following:
- a CDS encoding pentapeptide repeat-containing protein produces the protein MLDGEWDNCNSVTLTKYDREAVKEAAALIEAKWCRCGDSVALLPKVAEKVLLERYKTGERYFINANLRCSLLSRQCLKGVSLSHAFLNQADLTETDLSDADLSAADTSGADLTRANLKGANLFRTNLTKANLTSANLKGARLQKACLKGANLSGANLDGADLTRADLRGAELNNISLNGANLTGTMLTVEQLPN
- a CDS encoding HNH endonuclease; protein product: MPVNISLYPDNWNSLALSVKEAARWRCECCGKKCYEPGERPKGLTRSQWTADILQVHHRNHDTTDNRLSNLLSVCAACHLDLHRGRYSPVSPGQLKLF